A genomic region of Deinococcota bacterium contains the following coding sequences:
- a CDS encoding YsnF/AvaK domain-containing protein: MSDKDKNFRNRKDNDLHDKEATTSRTEDDVLEVVEEEVKVGKRQTEEGGVRATTHVTETPVEKDVTLREEHVNVERRPVDRPADADAFREQAVEAKTVSEEAVVSKQARVIEEVVLSKDVNERTETVRDTVRRTDVDIEQLNADARRHYDSTFETTDYDYDQYRPAYSYGHDLAGHESYRNREWTDVEPDARRSWEERNPGTWEEFKDAVRQGWNQIRGRA, encoded by the coding sequence ATGAGCGACAAGGACAAAAACTTCAGAAACCGCAAAGACAACGACCTCCACGATAAAGAAGCCACCACCAGCCGCACCGAGGATGATGTTCTCGAGGTCGTCGAAGAAGAGGTCAAGGTCGGCAAGCGCCAGACCGAAGAGGGCGGGGTGCGCGCCACCACCCACGTGACGGAAACCCCCGTCGAAAAGGACGTGACGCTGCGCGAGGAGCATGTAAACGTCGAGCGCCGTCCCGTCGACCGTCCCGCCGATGCTGACGCCTTTAGAGAACAGGCCGTCGAGGCCAAGACGGTCTCCGAAGAGGCGGTCGTGAGCAAGCAGGCGCGGGTGATCGAGGAGGTCGTGCTCAGCAAGGACGTAAACGAGCGCACCGAAACCGTCCGCGACACCGTGCGCCGCACCGACGTCGACATCGAGCAGCTGAACGCCGATGCCCGCCGTCACTACGACAGCACCTTCGAAACGACCGACTACGACTACGACCAGTACCGTCCGGCCTACTCCTACGGCCACGACCTCGCCGGTCACGAGAGCTACCGTAACCGCGAGTGGACCGACGTAGAGCCCGACGCCCGGCGCAGTTGGGAAGAGCGCAACCCCGGCACCTGGGAGGAGTTCAAGGACGCGGTTCGCCAGGGCTGGAACCAGATCCGGGGCCGGGCCTAA
- a CDS encoding SDR family oxidoreductase has product MSDDKRQQPPQEQDRRPGLETEMRPQPAFDRPDYKGSGKLDAKVALITGGDSGIGRAVSVLYAREGADVAVVYLNEHEDAAETKRQVEEEGRRCLLIPGDIGDEGFCREAVEKTVREFGSLDVLVNNAAEQHPQESLSDISSEQLERTFRTNIFAQFYLSKAALEHLSEGSAIVNCASVTAYQGNPKLIDYSATKGAIVAFTRSLSQALVEKGIRVNAVAPGPIWTPLIPSTFPADEVASFGSQVPMKRVGQPEEVATCFVFLASDDASYMTGQVLHPNGGNVVNG; this is encoded by the coding sequence ATGTCCGACGACAAACGGCAACAACCCCCCCAGGAGCAGGACCGGCGGCCCGGCCTCGAGACCGAGATGCGGCCGCAGCCGGCCTTCGACCGGCCCGACTACAAGGGCAGCGGCAAGCTGGACGCCAAGGTGGCGCTCATTACCGGCGGCGACTCGGGTATCGGTCGCGCGGTGTCGGTGCTCTACGCCCGCGAGGGCGCGGACGTAGCTGTCGTCTACTTAAACGAGCACGAGGACGCCGCGGAGACGAAGCGCCAGGTCGAGGAGGAGGGGCGTCGCTGCCTGCTCATTCCCGGCGACATCGGCGACGAGGGCTTCTGCCGGGAGGCGGTCGAGAAGACCGTTCGGGAGTTCGGCTCGCTCGACGTTCTCGTCAACAACGCCGCCGAGCAGCACCCGCAGGAGAGCCTCAGCGATATCAGCAGCGAGCAGCTCGAGCGCACCTTTCGCACCAATATCTTCGCGCAGTTCTATCTCAGCAAGGCCGCTCTAGAGCACCTGAGCGAGGGCAGCGCCATCGTCAACTGCGCTTCGGTCACGGCCTATCAGGGCAACCCCAAGCTGATCGATTACTCGGCGACCAAGGGCGCCATCGTGGCCTTTACCCGCTCGCTCTCGCAGGCACTCGTCGAAAAGGGCATCCGCGTCAACGCGGTGGCGCCCGGCCCCATCTGGACGCCGCTCATCCCCTCGACCTTTCCCGCCGACGAGGTGGCGAGCTTCGGCTCGCAGGTGCCCATGAAGCGCGTGGGCCAGCCCGAAGAGGTGGCGACCTGCTTCGTCTTTCTGGCCTCGGATGACGCGTCTTATATGACGGGTCAGGTCCTGCACCCCAACGGCGGCAACGTCGTCAACGGTTAG
- a CDS encoding SRPBCC family protein encodes MADTEHVTKTIRVNSSIDEVYGIWSNFENFPYFMDNITEVKRSNGHSHWVMEVLGQKVEWDAETTRMEENREIAWNSTDGDIETSGRVLFREIAPDETEVELSMAYVPPNVIAKVFANPEGRLEKDLQNFKAYAEGRKGGAEELKG; translated from the coding sequence ATGGCAGACACGGAACACGTCACCAAAACGATCAGGGTGAACTCGAGCATCGACGAGGTCTACGGCATCTGGTCCAACTTCGAGAACTTCCCCTACTTCATGGACAACATCACGGAGGTTAAACGTTCGAATGGCCACAGCCACTGGGTGATGGAGGTGCTCGGCCAGAAGGTCGAGTGGGACGCCGAGACCACCCGCATGGAGGAAAACCGCGAGATCGCTTGGAACAGCACCGACGGCGACATCGAGACGAGCGGCCGGGTGCTGTTCAGAGAAATCGCTCCGGATGAGACCGAGGTCGAGCTGAGCATGGCCTACGTGCCGCCCAACGTCATCGCCAAGGTCTTCGCCAACCCTGAGGGCAGGCTCGAGAAGGACCTCCAAAACTTCAAGGCCTACGCGGAGGGCCGAAAGGGCGGCGCGGAGGAGCTGAAAGGATAA
- a CDS encoding ChaB family protein gives MPYHKLSDLPESVRGNLPKHGQEIYRAAYNSAWEEYEDPGERRGDASREETVHRVAWSAVKGSYQKDDGRWREKDG, from the coding sequence ATGCCTTATCACAAGCTGAGCGATCTGCCCGAGAGCGTGCGGGGCAACCTTCCCAAGCACGGCCAGGAGATTTACCGGGCGGCGTACAACAGCGCCTGGGAGGAGTACGAGGATCCCGGTGAGCGCCGCGGCGACGCCTCGCGCGAGGAGACCGTGCACCGGGTCGCCTGGTCGGCGGTCAAGGGCTCCTATCAGAAGGACGACGGTCGCTGGCGTGAAAAGGACGGGTGA